The proteins below are encoded in one region of Micromonospora sp. DSM 45708:
- a CDS encoding cellulose binding domain-containing protein: MTHIRKAITRTVVAGAVIGATTLTGPLAGHAASDRPGAAGTHRTILDVIPTQTVDRMVAQAPLVDAANVIRTAVERTPARGYAGIGLVDDHVTLWWKGAPPADVTAAVTAARRTAPVEVAGAAYSRADLRKAAARLTPVVEAGPAGAGRSVRLRTDGSGIEIAVDRTPGVALPKLPVTGVRTSVVTRDRLVQRSRADDAAPFDGGAGIGFTTPGCTAGFGVRNADTNAGYVLTAEHCGAIGSPWHVGWNTSTGTGTLVGYAVDSNDDHDTMIISTSAPGDHIYVGGQHDEVRARVTGWTEVFPGQLLCQSGYTSAGVLGGPVCDLRVEFHYDDIEDLVEATQLDGDEAARGGDSGGPVYAVNADGTVLAAGTTTRSAGPGFGFQDFATARDDYGNLVPATATASTCRVSFVVTNSWGTGYAASVTVYNDGPAVNGWSLGWTFPGGQVVQGHWNGVFQQTGPAVTVTNEGHNATIPTGGAVNLGFTADGSPAVPVPFTLNGTTCN, from the coding sequence ATGACACACATTCGGAAAGCGATCACCCGTACGGTGGTCGCCGGAGCGGTGATCGGCGCGACGACGCTCACCGGTCCCCTCGCCGGGCACGCGGCATCCGACCGGCCGGGGGCGGCCGGCACCCACAGGACCATCCTCGACGTCATCCCGACGCAGACCGTGGACCGGATGGTCGCCCAGGCCCCGCTGGTCGACGCCGCAAACGTCATCCGCACCGCGGTGGAGCGCACGCCGGCCCGCGGCTACGCCGGCATCGGCCTGGTCGACGACCACGTCACCCTGTGGTGGAAGGGTGCGCCGCCCGCCGACGTCACCGCGGCCGTCACTGCCGCCCGCCGCACCGCGCCGGTCGAGGTGGCCGGCGCCGCCTACTCCCGCGCCGACCTGCGCAAGGCCGCCGCCCGACTCACCCCGGTGGTGGAAGCCGGCCCGGCCGGCGCCGGCCGCTCGGTCCGACTGCGCACCGACGGCAGCGGCATCGAGATCGCCGTCGACCGCACCCCGGGCGTCGCGCTGCCGAAGCTGCCGGTCACCGGCGTCCGTACCAGCGTGGTCACCCGCGACCGGCTGGTGCAGCGGTCGCGGGCCGACGACGCCGCGCCGTTCGACGGCGGGGCGGGCATCGGATTCACCACCCCCGGGTGCACCGCCGGCTTCGGCGTCCGCAACGCGGACACCAACGCCGGCTACGTCCTCACCGCCGAGCACTGCGGCGCCATCGGCTCGCCCTGGCACGTCGGCTGGAACACGTCCACCGGCACCGGCACGCTCGTCGGCTACGCCGTCGACAGCAACGACGACCACGACACGATGATCATTTCGACGTCCGCGCCGGGCGACCACATCTACGTCGGCGGCCAGCACGACGAGGTCCGCGCCCGGGTGACCGGCTGGACCGAGGTCTTCCCCGGCCAACTGCTGTGCCAGTCCGGGTACACCTCCGCGGGTGTGCTCGGCGGCCCCGTCTGCGACCTGCGGGTCGAATTCCACTACGACGACATCGAGGACCTCGTCGAGGCCACCCAGCTCGACGGCGACGAGGCCGCCCGGGGCGGCGACAGCGGTGGTCCGGTCTACGCCGTCAACGCCGACGGCACCGTGCTCGCCGCCGGCACCACCACCCGGTCGGCAGGTCCGGGCTTCGGCTTCCAGGACTTCGCCACCGCCCGCGACGACTACGGCAACCTCGTGCCGGCCACGGCGACGGCCAGCACCTGCCGGGTCTCCTTCGTCGTCACCAACTCGTGGGGCACCGGATACGCCGCCAGCGTCACCGTCTACAACGACGGCCCGGCCGTCAACGGCTGGTCGCTGGGCTGGACCTTCCCCGGCGGCCAGGTCGTCCAGGGCCACTGGAACGGCGTCTTCCAGCAGACCGGCCCGGCGGTGACCGTCACCAACGAGGGGCACAACGCCACCATCCCCACCGGCGGCGCCGTGAACCTCGGCTTCACCGCCGACGGCTCCCCCGCCGTTCCGGTGCCGTTCACCCTCAACGGCACCACCTGCAACTGA
- a CDS encoding TIGR01777 family oxidoreductase translates to MKVVIPGGTGQVGTILDRALTAEGHDVVLLTRSPRGARQVRWDGSTLGDWAEHISGSDVIVNLAGRSVSCRYTAANLDAMMRSRVESTRVVGEAIARAARPPRVWLQMSTATIYAHRFDAANDEHGGLLGGDEPAVPGYWAYSVEIARNWEAAQEQAATPHTRKVALRSAMVMSPDRGGVFDVLSRLARLGLGGPVAGGRQYVSWIHDRDFVRAVRFLIARDDLAGAVNLAAPNPLPQREFMRELRSAWRMPVGLPATGWMAEIGAFALRSDTELLLKSRRVAPGRLTAAGFAFTCPHWPAAAGELVRRRRRQRCDPSTDRTGRSPAG, encoded by the coding sequence GTGAAGGTCGTCATCCCCGGCGGCACCGGGCAGGTCGGCACGATCCTGGATCGGGCGCTGACCGCCGAGGGCCACGACGTCGTGCTGCTGACCCGCTCGCCACGGGGCGCCCGCCAGGTCCGGTGGGACGGCTCCACGCTCGGCGACTGGGCCGAGCACATCAGCGGCAGCGACGTGATCGTCAACCTGGCGGGGCGCAGCGTGAGCTGCCGGTACACCGCAGCGAACCTCGACGCCATGATGAGGTCACGGGTGGAGTCCACGCGGGTGGTCGGCGAGGCCATCGCCCGGGCGGCCCGACCGCCCCGGGTGTGGTTGCAGATGAGCACCGCGACGATCTACGCGCACCGCTTCGACGCCGCCAACGACGAGCACGGCGGTCTGCTCGGCGGCGACGAGCCCGCCGTGCCCGGGTACTGGGCGTACAGCGTCGAGATCGCCCGGAACTGGGAGGCCGCGCAGGAACAGGCGGCAACCCCCCACACGCGCAAGGTCGCACTGCGGTCGGCCATGGTGATGAGCCCCGACCGCGGTGGCGTGTTCGACGTGCTGAGCCGGCTGGCACGACTCGGACTCGGTGGACCGGTCGCGGGCGGCCGGCAGTACGTCTCCTGGATCCACGACCGGGACTTCGTCCGCGCCGTCCGCTTCCTGATCGCCCGCGACGACCTCGCCGGGGCCGTGAACCTGGCCGCGCCGAACCCGTTGCCGCAGCGGGAGTTCATGCGGGAACTACGGTCGGCCTGGCGGATGCCGGTCGGCCTGCCCGCCACCGGATGGATGGCGGAGATCGGCGCGTTCGCGCTCCGGTCGGACACCGAACTGCTGCTCAAGAGTCGGCGGGTCGCCCCCGGACGACTCACTGCCGCCGGATTCGCGTTCACCTGCCCGCACTGGCCGGCCGCAGCCGGTGAGCTGGTCCGACGGCGTCGCCGACAGCGGTGCGATCCGTCGACGGACCGCACCGGCCGATCCCCGGCAGGTTGA
- a CDS encoding cellulose binding domain-containing protein, translating into MRGVHSSALFRRPRWGLPVAVVLSTAVLATAPIAAPTADAGTAAPAAYAGVAPAPAAEPTGPPAPSTAPSTPSTTPFPPSAPTDLTASEVRSGSVTLTWTAATRGCCPVVGYDITYYQAFDDVIYSASVGDVTTTTITGYLRAGRQYSFRLSARDSLGHRSAPSNTVTVVTPVTDTGPDTTPPSAPGNLTVGEVTASTATLSWSPSTDDVGVLGYNVYRFDGWFSSTLVATVPGTTYTASLPPSTPLRNLYYVRARDAVGNVSIASNTVTLPTAPTPPPSTCRVTYRNQSEWQGGFVATVTVQNLGAAPVDGWTVAFGFPGDQQVTSGWNATVGQTGATVTARNVDWNRVLAPNGSATFGVQGRWSASDAPPTGFTLNGAPCAVGSGEDVP; encoded by the coding sequence ATGAGAGGCGTCCACTCGTCCGCGCTGTTCCGCCGTCCACGGTGGGGTCTGCCGGTTGCCGTCGTGCTGTCGACGGCGGTGCTCGCAACCGCACCGATCGCCGCGCCGACGGCCGACGCCGGCACCGCCGCGCCCGCCGCGTACGCCGGCGTGGCTCCGGCGCCCGCCGCCGAGCCGACCGGGCCGCCGGCGCCGAGCACGGCGCCCAGCACGCCGAGCACCACACCCTTCCCGCCGAGCGCGCCGACGGACCTGACCGCCAGCGAGGTACGGAGCGGGTCGGTGACCCTCACCTGGACCGCCGCCACCCGCGGCTGCTGCCCCGTCGTCGGCTACGACATCACGTACTACCAGGCGTTCGACGACGTCATCTACAGCGCCAGCGTCGGGGACGTCACCACCACCACGATCACCGGCTACCTCCGGGCGGGCCGGCAGTACTCGTTCCGGCTGTCCGCCCGGGACAGCCTCGGGCACCGCTCCGCCCCGAGCAACACGGTGACCGTGGTCACCCCGGTGACGGACACCGGCCCGGACACCACCCCGCCGAGCGCCCCGGGGAACCTGACCGTCGGCGAGGTGACCGCCTCGACCGCCACGCTGTCCTGGTCGCCGTCGACGGACGACGTCGGCGTGCTCGGCTACAACGTCTACCGGTTCGACGGCTGGTTCAGCTCGACGCTCGTCGCCACCGTGCCGGGTACGACGTACACGGCGTCGCTGCCGCCGTCGACGCCGCTGCGCAACCTGTACTACGTCCGGGCCCGGGACGCGGTGGGCAACGTGTCGATCGCGTCGAACACGGTCACCCTGCCCACGGCGCCCACCCCGCCGCCCTCGACCTGCCGGGTGACCTACCGGAACCAGTCCGAGTGGCAGGGCGGTTTCGTGGCCACGGTGACGGTCCAGAACCTCGGTGCGGCGCCGGTCGACGGCTGGACCGTCGCCTTCGGCTTCCCCGGCGACCAGCAGGTCACCTCGGGGTGGAACGCCACGGTCGGGCAGACCGGCGCCACCGTGACCGCCCGCAACGTCGACTGGAACCGCGTGCTCGCGCCGAACGGCTCCGCGACCTTCGGCGTCCAGGGCCGGTGGAGCGCCAGCGACGCGCCGCCGACCGGCTTCACGCTGAACGGCGCCCCCTGCGCCGTCGGCTCCGGAGAGGACGTCCCGTGA
- a CDS encoding glycoside hydrolase family 53 protein — MSTRPGALLAAVAAGILAVSTTLGGTPAPAAAANTLTMRGADVSSLQRSLDLGAKYYDAGGVARDPLDILKSVGVNYVRLRVWNNPASGYNNKSRVLAQAGAARAKGLKVLIDFHYSDTWADPGKQYKPAAWAGHSLSQLRTDVYAFTYDVCASLRAQGTPPDSVQIGNEINVGMLWNEGKVVNNDFAPLAGLLKQGYNATKACGAGIPVMIHTADADSNANARWFYDGIRAQGVQWDVTALSYYCMWHGTLANLYQNIVDLRGRYGKPVVIVETAYPFTRNDADGEPNAIGDATCDGIAATWSGQAQEFDWVQNTARNAGAVGVFYWEPTWYAVRGNGWDPADINGTGNQWDNMAVFDWSGRVNPGVRWTP; from the coding sequence GTGAGCACCCGTCCCGGGGCCCTGCTCGCGGCCGTCGCGGCCGGCATCCTCGCCGTCTCCACCACGCTCGGCGGCACGCCCGCGCCGGCCGCCGCGGCGAACACGCTCACCATGCGGGGCGCCGACGTCTCCTCGTTGCAGCGCAGCCTGGATCTGGGCGCGAAGTACTACGACGCCGGCGGTGTCGCCCGCGACCCCCTGGACATCCTGAAGTCCGTCGGCGTCAACTACGTCCGGCTGCGCGTCTGGAACAACCCGGCCAGCGGCTACAACAACAAGAGCAGGGTGCTGGCCCAGGCGGGCGCGGCCAGGGCGAAGGGCCTGAAGGTGCTCATCGACTTCCACTACTCCGACACCTGGGCCGACCCCGGCAAGCAGTACAAGCCGGCCGCCTGGGCCGGGCACAGCCTGAGCCAACTGCGTACCGACGTGTACGCCTTCACCTACGACGTCTGCGCCAGCCTCCGGGCGCAGGGCACCCCGCCGGACAGCGTGCAGATCGGCAACGAGATCAACGTCGGGATGCTGTGGAACGAGGGCAAGGTCGTCAACAACGACTTCGCTCCGCTGGCCGGCCTGCTGAAGCAGGGCTACAACGCGACCAAGGCGTGCGGCGCCGGCATCCCGGTGATGATCCACACCGCCGACGCCGACAGCAACGCCAACGCCCGCTGGTTCTACGACGGCATCCGCGCCCAGGGCGTGCAGTGGGACGTCACGGCCCTGTCGTACTACTGCATGTGGCACGGCACGCTGGCGAACCTCTACCAGAACATCGTCGACCTGCGCGGTCGCTACGGCAAGCCGGTGGTGATCGTGGAGACCGCGTACCCCTTCACCCGCAACGACGCGGACGGCGAGCCGAACGCCATCGGCGACGCGACCTGCGACGGCATCGCCGCGACCTGGTCCGGGCAGGCCCAGGAGTTCGACTGGGTCCAGAACACGGCGCGCAACGCCGGGGCCGTCGGGGTCTTCTACTGGGAACCGACCTGGTACGCCGTGCGCGGCAACGGCTGGGACCCGGCCGACATCAACGGCACCGGGAACCAGTGGGACAACATGGCCGTCTTCGACTGGTCCGGGCGGGTGAACCCGGGCGTGCGATGGACGCCCTGA
- a CDS encoding cytochrome P450, whose translation MMGAVEAELPLWPPVNPARGPFAPLDEGERQRYVGPVRRVRLPTGAAAWLVTRHADVRRVLRHPAFSADFNRPGFPLLRPLPPQAPEEGKGMFFRMDGTEHARLRRMLTAEFMIKNVRRIEPLIRRSVEESLDALAAAGPPADLVSTFALSLPSMVICHLLGVPYADHDFFQARSRSLLDQGMPPERLRHEFGELRDYLRALIDAKRARPQGPDDLLGRLIRERVEPGELDVDELAGMAMLLLVAGHETTANMIGLSVLLLTREPGRYALLRDEPDRAADLVEELLRYLSVLRTGVLRVATEDVEIGGRAIRAGEGVIALIALANRDDEVFDDPDRFDPYRQAHQQVAFGFGVHQCIGQPLARAELRIALSGLARRFPDLRVTAAPEELSTRDNSIVFGLDALPVTW comes from the coding sequence ATGATGGGTGCCGTGGAGGCGGAACTGCCGCTCTGGCCGCCGGTCAACCCCGCCCGAGGTCCGTTCGCCCCACTCGACGAGGGCGAACGCCAGCGCTACGTCGGCCCGGTGAGACGGGTGCGCCTGCCCACCGGGGCCGCGGCCTGGCTGGTCACCCGGCATGCCGACGTCCGTCGAGTGCTGCGGCACCCCGCCTTCAGCGCCGACTTCAACCGCCCCGGCTTTCCGTTGCTGCGCCCGTTGCCGCCCCAGGCGCCCGAGGAGGGCAAGGGCATGTTCTTCCGGATGGACGGCACCGAGCACGCCCGGCTGCGCCGGATGCTGACCGCCGAGTTCATGATCAAGAATGTCCGTCGGATCGAGCCGCTGATCCGGCGTAGCGTCGAGGAGTCGCTCGACGCCCTGGCCGCCGCCGGGCCCCCGGCCGATCTGGTGTCGACCTTCGCCCTGTCCCTGCCGTCCATGGTGATCTGCCACCTGCTCGGCGTCCCCTACGCCGACCACGACTTCTTCCAGGCCCGCAGCCGCTCTCTGCTCGATCAAGGGATGCCGCCGGAACGGCTCCGGCACGAGTTCGGGGAGCTGCGTGACTACCTCCGGGCGCTGATCGACGCCAAGCGGGCCCGGCCCCAGGGGCCGGACGATCTGCTCGGCCGGCTGATCCGGGAACGGGTCGAGCCGGGGGAGCTCGATGTGGACGAACTGGCCGGGATGGCGATGCTGCTGCTCGTCGCCGGTCACGAGACCACCGCCAACATGATCGGGCTGAGTGTCCTGCTGCTGACCCGGGAACCCGGGCGGTACGCGCTCCTGCGCGACGAGCCCGACCGGGCGGCGGATCTGGTGGAGGAGCTGCTGCGTTACCTGAGCGTCCTGCGGACCGGGGTGCTCCGGGTGGCCACCGAGGACGTCGAGATCGGCGGCCGGGCGATCCGGGCCGGCGAGGGCGTGATCGCCCTGATCGCCCTGGCCAACCGGGACGACGAGGTCTTCGACGACCCGGACCGGTTCGACCCGTACCGGCAGGCGCACCAGCAGGTGGCCTTCGGGTTCGGGGTGCACCAGTGCATCGGGCAGCCGCTGGCCCGCGCCGAGTTGCGCATCGCGCTGTCGGGGCTGGCCCGCCGCTTTCCCGACCTGCGCGTGACGGCCGCCCCGGAGGAGTTGAGCACCCGGGACAACTCGATCGTCTTCGGTCTCGACGCGCTGCCGGTGACCTGGTGA
- a CDS encoding ferredoxin, protein MTAAGGPVGEERRVRVEVDRDACCGSGNCVLAAPEVFIQGDADGLVLLLAAAPPAECAERVRRAADLCPAGAIRVT, encoded by the coding sequence GTGACCGCCGCCGGCGGCCCCGTCGGCGAGGAGCGGAGGGTGCGGGTGGAGGTGGACCGGGACGCCTGTTGCGGCTCGGGGAACTGCGTGCTCGCCGCGCCGGAGGTGTTCATCCAGGGCGACGCGGACGGGCTGGTGCTGCTGCTGGCCGCCGCGCCGCCGGCGGAGTGCGCCGAGCGGGTGCGCCGCGCCGCCGACCTCTGCCCGGCCGGGGCCATCCGCGTCACCTGA
- a CDS encoding alpha/beta fold hydrolase, with protein sequence MSEGAWQPFRTPLHYLGLPRSVAPPIWRERRAVGELAALRAARPAPPTPPEPRAPVLVVPGFAAGDDRVALLRDWLREGGWDARPTGLTDGRRCSSRDLAVVEEALVRVHAETGRPVTLVGHSRGGMFAKALAVRHPERVRALVTLGSPLTDPFGIHLAVRLLTMWMATMTRLGRRDWVRNCPFGDCCREVHDDVLAPAPPGLPFTSIASRSDGIVSWAASQDPAARCVTVDSSHGGMVAHPGVWTAIADALATTGAPGRSRIG encoded by the coding sequence ATGAGCGAGGGCGCCTGGCAGCCGTTCCGGACGCCGCTGCACTACCTCGGGCTGCCGCGAAGCGTGGCGCCGCCGATCTGGCGGGAACGGCGGGCCGTCGGCGAACTGGCCGCCCTGCGTGCCGCGCGTCCCGCGCCGCCGACGCCACCCGAGCCGCGGGCGCCGGTGCTGGTCGTGCCCGGCTTCGCCGCCGGTGACGACCGGGTGGCGCTGCTGCGGGACTGGCTGCGCGAGGGAGGCTGGGACGCCCGCCCGACCGGGCTCACCGACGGCCGCCGGTGCTCCAGCCGGGACCTGGCGGTCGTCGAGGAGGCCCTGGTCCGCGTGCACGCCGAGACCGGGCGGCCGGTCACCCTCGTCGGCCACAGTCGGGGCGGGATGTTCGCCAAGGCCCTCGCCGTCCGCCACCCCGAGCGGGTCCGCGCCCTGGTCACGCTCGGGTCGCCACTGACCGACCCGTTCGGGATCCACCTGGCGGTGCGACTGCTGACCATGTGGATGGCCACCATGACGCGGCTCGGCCGGCGGGACTGGGTGCGCAACTGCCCGTTCGGCGACTGCTGCCGCGAGGTCCACGACGACGTGCTGGCCCCCGCGCCGCCGGGTCTGCCGTTCACCTCGATCGCCAGCCGCAGCGACGGCATCGTGTCCTGGGCCGCCTCCCAGGACCCGGCGGCCCGCTGCGTGACGGTGGACAGCTCGCACGGCGGGATGGTCGCCCACCCGGGCGTGTGGACGGCGATCGCCGACGCGCTGGCCACCACCGGCGCCCCGGGCCGGTCCCGGATCGGGTAA
- a CDS encoding SRPBCC family protein, protein MRAVLMVLSAADHWTLRDGTRHPTGVWAEEVVEPHRLFSAAGWRVTVATPGGVPPTIDPLSLRPPATSPWRARRHRRYLAAHTREFAHPRNLSDVDPVDYDAVFYPGGHGPMEDLAADPVSGALLTRALRAGTPLALLCHAPAATLAATGEDGTWPFAGYTMTGLSNREELLNRFARRARWLLEDELVARGARYVRGRLPLRPFVAVDRNLYTGQNPASSARLAGRVIADQEAQPALSVRVSRTVAASPDQAYALVSDITRMGEWSPETYAARWREPGLRFTGSNRIGPLYRWRMTATVTEAVPGRVFGFTTGWPSSSTWRYELEPVEGGTRITESMTRAAPQMAAVRAVQRLVGVADRSDHLRAGIATTLERLDAALRRENDGSGAGSVPRPTRPTTEGTTR, encoded by the coding sequence ATGCGCGCGGTGCTGATGGTCCTGTCGGCGGCCGACCACTGGACGCTGCGGGACGGCACGCGACACCCCACCGGCGTCTGGGCCGAGGAGGTCGTCGAACCACACCGGCTCTTCTCCGCGGCCGGCTGGCGGGTCACCGTGGCGACCCCCGGCGGCGTGCCCCCGACGATCGACCCGCTCAGCCTCCGACCGCCCGCGACCAGTCCCTGGCGTGCGCGCCGGCACCGCCGCTACCTCGCCGCCCACACCCGGGAGTTCGCCCATCCGCGGAACCTGTCCGACGTGGACCCGGTCGACTACGACGCGGTCTTCTACCCGGGCGGGCACGGCCCGATGGAGGACCTCGCCGCCGACCCGGTCTCCGGCGCGCTGCTGACCCGGGCCCTGCGCGCCGGCACGCCGCTGGCCCTGCTCTGCCACGCCCCCGCCGCCACGCTGGCCGCGACCGGCGAGGACGGGACGTGGCCGTTCGCCGGCTACACCATGACCGGCCTGTCGAACCGGGAGGAACTCCTCAACCGGTTCGCCCGCAGGGCCCGCTGGCTGCTGGAGGACGAGCTGGTGGCGCGGGGCGCCCGCTACGTCCGCGGTCGGCTACCGCTGCGGCCGTTCGTGGCCGTGGACCGCAACCTCTACACCGGGCAGAACCCCGCGTCGTCGGCACGCCTCGCCGGCCGCGTGATCGCCGACCAGGAGGCGCAGCCCGCCCTCTCGGTCCGCGTCAGCCGCACCGTTGCGGCGTCCCCGGACCAGGCCTACGCGCTGGTCAGCGACATCACCCGGATGGGCGAGTGGAGCCCGGAGACGTACGCCGCCCGGTGGCGCGAACCGGGCCTGCGGTTCACCGGCAGCAACCGCATCGGTCCGCTCTACCGCTGGCGCATGACGGCGACCGTGACCGAGGCGGTGCCCGGCCGCGTGTTCGGGTTCACCACCGGTTGGCCGTCGTCGTCGACCTGGCGCTACGAGCTGGAGCCGGTCGAGGGCGGCACCCGGATCACCGAGTCGATGACCCGGGCGGCGCCCCAGATGGCGGCGGTCCGCGCGGTCCAACGCCTGGTCGGCGTCGCGGACCGGAGCGACCACCTGCGGGCCGGCATAGCGACCACGCTGGAACGGCTGGACGCGGCGCTGCGCCGGGAGAACGACGGGTCGGGCGCGGGCAGCGTTCCCCGGCCGACCCGACCGACGACAGAGGGGACCACCCGATGA
- a CDS encoding TetR family transcriptional regulator, whose amino-acid sequence MTSPATQARGLETRRRVLDAAMAEFARHGVDGARINRIAERARASKERIYAWFGDKDALFDTVMEVGLEELSQVVPITPDLVDYTVRLHDTFAARPDLQRVAAWAWLHEHGRVDRVSEKRVTGYRHKIAVIRDAQRAGLVDPEWPPHHLLAALIAVATSWLTAPVELHRALGPRPDPDDDARTQVRRAAQRLVRPPG is encoded by the coding sequence ATGACCTCTCCGGCGACGCAGGCGCGGGGCCTGGAGACCCGCCGGCGGGTGCTCGACGCGGCGATGGCGGAGTTCGCCCGGCACGGCGTCGACGGCGCGCGGATCAACCGGATCGCGGAGCGGGCGCGGGCCAGCAAGGAACGCATCTACGCCTGGTTCGGCGACAAGGACGCCCTGTTCGACACCGTGATGGAGGTCGGGCTGGAGGAGTTGTCCCAGGTCGTGCCGATCACGCCCGACCTGGTGGACTACACGGTACGGCTGCACGACACGTTCGCCGCCCGGCCCGACCTGCAACGGGTCGCGGCGTGGGCGTGGCTGCACGAACACGGGCGCGTCGACCGGGTGTCGGAGAAGCGCGTGACGGGCTACCGGCACAAGATCGCGGTGATCCGGGACGCACAGCGGGCCGGGCTGGTCGATCCGGAGTGGCCGCCGCACCACCTGCTGGCCGCGTTGATCGCCGTGGCCACGTCCTGGCTCACCGCCCCGGTCGAGCTGCACCGGGCGCTCGGGCCGCGGCCCGACCCGGACGACGACGCCCGGACCCAGGTACGCCGCGCCGCGCAGCGGTTGGTCCGTCCCCCGGGGTGA